Part of the Thunnus maccoyii chromosome 17, fThuMac1.1, whole genome shotgun sequence genome, CTTTTAAAGGTAAGTAGACAAAATCTCCAAGTAATGAAGCCTGATTGCAACCATAGTATCTCATTGTGTTATTCTCCtgagaaattacattttgaacAAAAATTCTGAATATCTATTATGGTTATTTCAATATGTAAAGATATTGTGTTAAgaatgtgtattttgtgtttcactttttatCTGATTTTATTATGATCCTCCAGCCAAAGGAGGGGAAAATTATCTGAAAATCAGGAATTGTCACCCTAAACAGAAGATAATCTTCATTGTTGCTGATAACTTCAATGGTCTCATTGGCAGGAAACAAAGTTATTTGCAGAGTAAGTCAAAATcactataaatattttaattagtcatttattttcacaagtTGTATGTATGTCAGgctttagtttatttattactCATTGTTTTCAAATTACTCCTGTGTTTGCGGTAAAATGTTAGCAAATGTGTGTTGCAACATATTTTAACTTGTAGGAGAAACCACAAGCAGCTCAATCTGACCAGTACAACTATGTTGATGAAACTGAATTAGCTTAAACAGACGACTTTGGCTAACATGAGGGAATCCATGTGTGTTTGCCTCATGCTTTTGTGTAACTGCTCTAAATATTGTGTAAAAGTATGTAAGAGATATAAGATTATTATGAGATtattatgtgacagtaaaaaaaactgcctTCTTTACCACTCAACAGTTGACAATTGCATAATATTTCTGCAGAAAAATGCATCTAAACGTGAGTACAGCCAACTAGAGTagagaaattttaaaaaacttacATCAGCgtttcaacaaaataaaagtctaACTGTATTTCTGTTCTTAAGTAACACGTCGTCCGTGGGGTGCAGAGTGGCCTCAAATGGATGATAAGAATGATTCTCTTGTACTGCGCATTTCAAAGTGGCATATCAACAGAAAATTGCATCTGTGTGTCCTGAATGGGACACATTGCAATGCCACAGTATCTCAGCTCACAGGTGATATTGCataactgtattttatatttcccagtgtcatttttcaattcTGAGAGCACCacacaatgacattttaatcatcTTCACTGTATATTGCTTGGCAGCAAAGGAATGCAGTGCACAGAAGGAACCAAACTGTGTCTTCAGTCAAATGATCAACGGTAAGCTCATATCTTCTACACTTTTCTACAAGAGTACCTGACTGCAGCAACATGGCAGACGACAAGCACAATGGTCATCCGTAGACAGGAAGTCATGTGACATTTTGCCCTTTCAAAACAAGAGTAGAATTTATCTCCACAAACTTCTAAACAAAGTCAGGAGAACTTTTTCTGCATCCCtgtcatttctcattttaaatcttaaaaattaatttagaatttacttaaaaaaaacattaaaaaaaattttaattcatttttttattcattttcaacaTTCTTCTTTGTTGAATTTGCAATTTTTCCAGTGACTATACAGAACATATAATGAAGGCCTATTGTATAACTCCTAAAAAATAAATGGCTATTACTCCATTTTAAGTAACAGTATTCCTCTTTATCAGGCTGAAGTTCTAAATACCCAGcctggccaaaagtatgtggaatTTTGGTTTCATGAATTTTAcaatgcagtttttttcttaACCTCCCCTCATTTAGTTAATTTCAaagatatgtaaatattataaataatattagaTCTTATAGCTTTGTCCCACCAGGTCTATATTGGTCTATATTTCTTCTTTACTGGGTGTTACATACTGACTTTGTTTCCATTAATAGGATCTTGCCATGCTAGATGTTTGGATACAGAAACTGTGTGTGAAAATTCTACTTATGATGAAGACCACTGCAAAAAAATGAGTGAGCTCCCTTTAGATAagcaaaaaaatgaatttgtgaAGGTTTCTGCttcttatttacagtatattccattaaatgttttgttgtcagaTACGCAAAATCCATGGATCAAGGACAAGTACATCATCAACTTCACAAGAACAGGGAGCCATTGCCTCAACTGTAATAATCCAGTGAAAAAGCCTGAGAGGACAATTAATTTGCCAGTACCACCAATTAATGGAACAATTTACTTTGCTCAAGCTGTGTAAGACATACTCCATTAATttattaaaggtgcaatgtgtagaatttagtggcatctagtggaatagacttggcagaaattaaatgtataattaataagtatgttttaattagtgtataatcactgaaaataagaattgtagttttcgttaccttagaatgagccctttatatctacatagagagcaggTCCCCTTAcacagaggccgccatgttgcaccgccgtGTTTCTACAGCAGCCCAGTACGGACAAACCAAGCACTGGCTCTAGAGGGggcctttttatatttttggcaAGTTTCGCGGCCGCAGGTTCTCCTCCTCACTTGGAAgtggagggtgaggggaggggtattcatttggttgcaatctgcaatctcaccactagatgccactaaatcctacaaacTGGTCTCTAAAGGagaacattttgggaaatatgcttgtccgctttttgctgagagttagatgagaagatggagCTAAAGCAAGGATGTTATTGTTCActttagcatgaagactggaaccAGGTGGAAACAGCGAGCACGGCTCTGTCTTAAGTTAAAAAGTTGTCTCCCTGCTCCAGCTCCATATTTAACACacagatgtgagagtggtatcaatcttctcatctaactttcgccattaaaaagcaaataccaaaatgtcaaactaatcctttaaacaatgaaattaaaacagagaaaatgtattaGTATTATGTACATTTTATCTTTTGAGAATAAGTACTGATTACAGAGTTGCACATGATATCTCACATATATAAGCCATGCTTTTCCATCTGTCAACAGTAAAATCATGAGGGATATTGCCAGCATCGTTGCCTCTTTCAGTGAGTCTTCAGCTGAATTGAATGCAGGAGGGGGAGTCACGGGTGCCATAATGAAGAAAACGGAGCTCGAGGATGTAGACGAAGTGTCCTTTGCTTATTTATCTCCGAATGACTCCATAAATGTGGGTGCATTACTTTTATTTGACCTTCATACTATGTCAGCAAAATTTCAAGGTATAATAGATTTCAGAATAACAGTATGTTTTCTGGATGTGATAAGAtgtgtttaccatcttagtttagcacgttagcatgctaacattgaCTAATTAGCAGAAAAAGtagagctgaggctgatgggaacgtcatcagtttttctggtaattTGACCTAATGAATGTGTGTAGCCAATTTCAGTGGAGTCCATCCAATACTTGTCATGACATTTCACTTCCCTACACTGTCTCTGGTCCTGGGCCCCGAGCCCATTTACTGAAGGCTTAAACCTTTAACTTTAAAACTGGTACACTATATAATTTTGACAACAAACTTGTTACGCTCTTTCCTGCAGATTATAGACAGCAGAGATTTTCTGCCTTCATTTTCAAGATCTGTTACAGTGTCAAAAGAAGCTTTTGAAAAAGCTATCGATTCGAATGTGAGTGAAgcatttgcagctgttttgcGATTCACCAATATGGCTCAGGTAAGAAAAATACCTGTAATTTCACCTTCATTGATACAGTTTACATATGTGATCATGTTActactttgttgcatttttccaGGATGAGTTGAACAGCACGGTTTTAGGTGATGAAGTTATAGCAATTGAAATGGGAGTTGCTATCACCAATCTCACAGACAAAATATCCATCAGTTTTCGGAAAATGAAATAcgtaagttaaaaaaaaaaagtgctgtatTAAATACGTATCATCTGTACTTCATTATTGTCCAAGAGCACATTTTCAGTGCAGCTCTGTTACTTTGTTTGCAGGAAGGAATTCCAAGTTGCCGATCATGGAATGGTGAAGGTATTTTTCCCCACTAATTTGCATGTTGACGTTGATGCTAAAGCACAACCAGTGTTGGAAAAAGTAgacagatcctttacttaagtaaaagtaccaatacagcactgtaaaaacactccattacaagtaaaaaacctgcatgaaaaatcctacttaagtaaaagtacataagtattatcagtttgatgtagttaaatacttaaaatattgcagtaaaagtagtggtttggtccttctgactgatgtattattatatatgacatcattagattattaatactgaagcatcagtgttagagcagcatgttactgttgtagctgctggaggtggagctagtttcaactactttatatacatttagcTAGTTtggtccagtggttcccaacctaggggttgggctcttccaaagggtcaccagataaatctgaggtgattaatgggagaagaaagaagaaaaaacaaagatctCATACTGATGTTGCATAATCTGTCTGCTCTCTCATCTGGCTGACCATGTTTTGGGTTATTTTAGAATCTGCATGTGTTAGTCTCACCGATcgtcatttaatttcacttataTTAGGATTTAGACAGCTATTTACAGCTTATAACAGCTTATAACAGCAGTTGTCTTtatgatgtaatattttatatgattgtatTAGAAATGTTATTGTATGTTGgaacatatttttgttatttgctttaggttgtttgttgttgctgcttggAGTTACAGGAGGTTGCAGTGAAATTTTTCCCTACACTGCTTGTAAATACACTCTGACAGATATGAAGTGAACGTAGCATTAGCTCCACCTATGCTTCAAATTCTATGACAAGTAACAATGTCTGCTATGAAAAAGgtctaaatgaaaatgaaagattgTCGCTATCGCACAGTGTAGATACGCAATTACTGGGACACCTAAATGGGGAAGAGCCATTATTGATATCATTAGTTTGACCTGCGAAAAAGGTCAATTATGTCTGTTTCTAATAGTAAACTTTATCCAGTGAAGAACTCTTGTGGGATGTAATGcactacacatacacaatagATTGCACAAGGCTGTGTAAATGTTATAAAGTATTTCTAGATAGTCTGCACACAACTGTGGTACTTTGGTTTGACTGGAACATGCCCCACATGTGCAGGGATTGGCTCATGTGCGGGCGTCTTTAatagtgtgagtgtgtcctCACAGCGAGATttattgtttgaatgttttgattTGTATTTACCTTAATCTACATCCTGAGTTTATCATAatagtatttttactttaaaagttttaaactattttaaagAGGGTTGTTGAAACTGATGGATTTATGAACCCTCTGGTTTCACTGTTTACATGCTCTGCTCCTGTCTTGCAGGAAACCTGCCAAACTGGACAGATGATGGATGTGAGACAATACAAGATGGAGACAACATTACATGCCGGTGTTcgcatttgacattttttgctaTCTTATTGGTGCGTTTTACTTCTATTGTAATATTTGCATGATATACTAAGCTGCATTCTCTTAATTTTCATTCCCGTTAGGGtgcaaatatttgcatatttgtttgCCCATGTTAGCTGATTGCACTTCCTAGCTAAACCATTACCAGTGCCAATGCCTGTAACTAAATGcctaaaagtgtttatttttcttgtcCCTTTGCAGGCTCCCCTCAATGAAACCATCTCTAGTTCTGATTTGAACACCCTCACCATCATCACTCAAATTGGCTGTGGCTTGTCCATGTTCTTCCTCGGCATAGTCCTCTTCATGCACTTCCTTATGAGGTAACAGTAATAAAACCTTATTTATGTATCACTCCTCAGAGATGCAAAACAGTCAGCTtcacagagatgaaaaaagaaaaatacatgcaaGAAGTAGAcgttaaaaacaaatacaggaaaatataaagtaacatacaaaaaaagtgacatttaaaagaaaataaaaataactgaaaatggaaaaatacataCTTGTGACTAGACTGCACATTATAAAATCTACTGCGTTACAGAGTTTGGGGGCATATATGAACTACATCACAGTAAGCTTTAGTCCCCAAGTGAGGAACCGTTAACGTGTGAGTGGGATGGGAACGTAAACTGTGGGAGGTCATCAATTATATTACACAATGCATCCACCCAGCACTCATACACATCTCATCTAAATACAGATATGTACACAGGTAAATGAGATTGTTGAAATAGTAGTCTCATTGTTGGAGTGCGATGAAAACAGCAGTATGTACCAAATGAATGCCGTACGcaaataaaacatctgtcatCGTCATCACCCAtttccatgatgttgagataaGTGACTACAACACCGTCTATTGTGAAGAGGTGAATTTTGAGTGAAATCTTTTAAGTAAAGGTGAAGAAGTAAAGGTGATTTAGGTAATTAACTAACTCGTgatcataaaatgaaatgaatgaaacaatgtTCAGTGTGCAAAGTGTCCTCTCCTGCCTTTGCTCTCTCCCTTTATAAACTAGTCAATAAATATCATTGTATTGTAGAACAGGAAATTCACTGACATTCAGAGTGAAGCTATTAGCATTTTTATTGTAGATTGATTTGAATTCAGCTTTGCCTAAAAGTCAGTTTGGTTTGTTATTGACAGATGACCACAGTCACATTTTACAGTGACGGTAATGATTCTTTTctaattttacttaaaatgtttagtttaatatttttagtgatgtaATACTATCATTATATTTTGGTTCATTCAAGTGAAAAGCCAGATCTCTAGGCTGTTTTtcagttaaataattaattgtttagtttataaaatgtcagagaatgcCCATCACAACtttccagagcccaaggtgatgaCTTCAGATATCTTgctttgtccgaccaacagtccaaaaccaaaccaaactttcaatttacaatgatgtaaaacagcgaaaagcagcaaatcctctcaCAAGCTCAGActagtgattgacatttttgtgcGATAAATGAAcgaaacgattaatcaattatcaaaattgtgaAGATACATcatcatttgttcattcattcctCCAGTCAACAGTGTAATCATAACACAGTATTTGTCCATCAGCAATCAAAAACATCATGGACACTTTCAAATAAATTCTGACATACATGACCTCTTTGTTAATTCATCTCTCCTCACAGGAAGACCAAGACCAGTAAGACCACCTGGCTCCTCATCCACCTCGTGTCGGCCATGTTCCTGCTTAACCTCACCTTCCTGATCAACAGCTTTGTGGCAAAAATGAAGAACTCAGTGGGTTGTAAGATCATGGCGGCTTTCATGCACTACTCCTTGTTGGCCACTTTCACTTGGTTTGCTGTGCAGGCCTTCCACCTCTGCCTGCAGCTGTACACAGGGGGCAACATTTCAATTCATCGCTACATACTGAAAGCCTCCATCACCAGCTGGGGtaaattcatattattattttctttttttttagtttaaggAATGATTGAAAAAGGTTGTAACTCTTTCGGACTTGATAACTCATTgctgtttatttcctttttccatTTCCAGTTCTTCCGAGTGTAGTGGTGATTGTCCTGTTCATTTTAGGAAAATATGGTGAACAAGTTATCCACACGgataacactgaaaataatgaaGCCATGTGAGTTATGACTGCATTTTCACAAACACTTTTGCACTTTGTggattatatatttaatataaatcatCATACCATAGAACCATGTTtactttccttctctctttctgttccaAGGTGCTGGATAACAGACAGTGACGTCCACTACATTGTCAACATAGGCTACTATGTTTTGGTCTTCCTCTTCACCTTCACTACCTTCATCATCATGCTGTCCTGGCTCTTTTGCCTCAAGAGAACCAAAGCAGGCAACGCAGAAATGAGCAGAAATGGCAAAAATATTGTAACCATACTGGGACTGTGCTGCATGCTGGGCATCACATGGGGTTTTGCCTTCTTCGCCTATGGTGCCCTCCGGATCCCCTCCTACTACATTTTCACGGCCCTGAACTCTTTCCAAGGTATCCACATGGATATAATCCTACAGCTCTATAATAATCTTTCAAATGATGTGTTTATTacgttttaaatgttttgatttaCTCTTAGTTTTGGCTGAAGTAAAGTAATATTTTGCACTGAATGACAATATTCAATGGAAAGTAGAGGATGGAtgactgtgaaaataaaatctatagTATAGTAGAGTAATAAGTGTAAAATAGGGATGAGTTTTAAGTTTTCTAGCAATTCCTTTAAAAATTATCACTCAACACACTTAAATGAGCAGTATATTTCACAGTCTGAACTTATGGGTGACCATCTTTCTCTGTCaggtttcttcctgttcataTACTACTACAACACCAGAAAGTGGGGAGAGATAAACGGTGGCGTGAACAAAAACTcagacagcaacagcagcattGCCACTCTTAACACTGGTCTAGGCAACCACAGGAACCCCTACACCAACCAGCCAGGCAAAAAATAAAGTCTTTGATGGGGACCAAGGAGTGATGGAGAGCTTGACCTACAGACTACAAGCAAGCACAAGGAATTCAGTATGAAGTGTATcaatttactgtatatcaatgTGGAGTATATCAGGTGATAATTTCATGGCAACCATTtgatagtatagtatagtatagtatagtatagtatagtatagtatagtgtagtgtagtgtagtgtggTGAAGTATAGCATAGtgtagcatagcatagcatactatagtgtagtgtagtgtggtgtagtatagtatagtatagcttagcatagcatactgtagtgtagtgtagtgtagtacAGTATGGTATAGTAtactgtagtgtagtgtagtatagtatagtatagcataCTATAGTGTAGCGTGGTgtagtgtagtatagtgtagcttagcatagcatactgtagtgtagtgtagtgtagtgttgtATAGCATGCTATAgtgtagtgtagtatagtatagtatagtatagcataCTATACTGTAGTGTGGTGTAGTATAGCATTGTATAGTATATCGCAGTATAgcacagtatagtatagtatagtatagtataacaTAGCATAGCATACTACAGCgtagtgtagtatagtatagtatagcatagtATAGCATAGCATACTAGAGcatagtgtagtatagtatagtatagtataatatagtatagtgtagtgtagtgtggTGTAGTAAAGTATAGTGTAGCATAGCATAGTATACtatagtatagtgtagtgtggtgtagtatagtatagcatactatagtgtagtgtagtatagtacagtatagtgtagcttagcatagcatactgtagtgtagtgtagtgtagtgtcGTATAGCATGCTATAGTGTAGTGTggtgtagtatagtatagtatagcttagcatagcatagcatactATAGTgcagtgtagtgtagtgtaatATAGCATAGTATAGTATCCCGCAGTATAgcacagtatagtatagtatattatagtacagcatagcatagcatactATAGCGTggtgtagtatagtatagtatagcatagcatagcatagcatagcatagcatagcatagtatAGCATACTATAGcatagtgtagtatagtatagtatagcatagcatagcatttgagtttatttatttacactggtcaaaaaaataaaaaaaaaacacacaaagaacaagaaagaaaatcagtACGAATGGAGTGGAAAAAAGCCTAGTAGGCTTATTGATTACTTTTACCTAAATAATATGTTGTGACCTGACTCAAGAGAGACACACCAGTGTCAAGTTTTAACAAAAGATAAGtttattaaactaaattaaaccaaattaaagagTTAACTAAATATTTCAAGCATGAGGTGTGGAAATCAGTGGTAGCAGTAGTTTATGGTGTGCATGGGtgtaagatgtgtgtgtgtgtgtgtgtgtgtgtgtgtgtgtgtgtgtgtgtgtgtgtgtgtgtgtgtgtgtgtgtgttgtaaggtgcaagaaagtaaaacaaagaactAAATCAACAACCAAATCAAAAGGGGTGCCTGTGGGAGAGAGCAGGTATGCAGCAGCGCAGCAGCTGAGTGTCAGAGAGTCAGTGAGAGAGTGAGCTGTGCTGCAGCCAGGACTTAAATAACCTGGGAGCACTGTGGGCGCTCAGGTGCTCCAGGTTACACTAGCAGTCACCTGCAGAACAAGGAGAGATACAGGTTAGTACCAGATCAAACCCCAAGATGGCACCAGGGGTCATCACACAATATAAGATATACAGACATAAGTGGTAAGAAATATAAACGTTCATATATGAACAAAATGTAgcacaatatttcactttttttcaaaaaatgtttaaatgttcttGTTCACATTGCTATTGCACATTTTCACTGCTCAATGAAAAGCATGTATCTCCAAATTTGGTGACCTTGAATAAAAACCCTATGCAACATTTGAAAACAGGTTTGTTTTTCAAGAcagtgagtttgtttgttttttttagcattaaatAATATTGTAAAGGTAGTGGTTTGCAGATATGATCCTGGACATTTTTGTATATGTAAATCATCTCTTGGATTTGTGGGCTATTTAGTGTTGTTATACATTACAAAATATTGTATTCTAAGCAGAAACTAatggttttttttacacaagttACGTTAACAAGATACATTAGATTACAACCACCATTCGTTCCTTGCATACTGTTAGATCATCACTGTACGTTCATCCAAGTGCAACGTTATTTTGGGTATTTTTTTGCATTGGAGAGTGGAACCAGAGTTCATGTGACTACATTTTCAGGAAATGTAAATTTACAAGACAAAAGTTTGGGCAGCTATGCAAAGTCAGTTTGGCATATATTCATCAGACCAAAAGGTTCATTTCCTCTTGTTTAGTGCTACTGTTCAGTGGTTTGACGTTACTTCAACCAGAGACAGGTAAGAATGAAAAGACTTGGGTCATAGTAGGTATAGGTCATATCTTTTTTGGCTGATAGAAAAAAGCACTTTGGAAAAATActtattattgtttttcatgtactGTAGAAGTGAGTGGATCACACATCTCAATCGAGACTTAATGCCATCAAATAAACATGACACAAAAGAGTTGGATGACTTGGGTTTTGTTGATGTGTCTTCTGTGGATTTGTCCCATTTTTAAAGGTAAGTAGACAAAATCTCCAAGTAATGAAGCCTGATTGCAACCATAGTATCTCATTGTGTTATTCTCCTGAGAAATTTTGAACAAAAATTCTGAATATCTATTATGGTTATTTCAATATGTAAAGATATTGTGTTAAgaatgtgtattttgtgtttcactttttatCTGATTTTATTATGATCCTCCAGCCAAAGGAGGAAATTTTGTTCTGGATTACAAAAATTGTCCCCCTAAACAGAAGATAATCTTCATTGTTGCTGATAACTTCAATGGTCTCATTGGCaggaaacaaaataatttgcagAGTAAGTCAAAATcactataaatattttaattagtcatttattttcacaagtTGTATGTATGTCAGGCTTTAGATTATTTATTACTCATTGTTTTCAAATTACTCCTGTGTTTGCGGTAAAATGTTAACAAATGTGTGTTGCAACATATTTTAACTTGTAGGAGAAACCACAAGCAGCCCAATCTGACCAGTACAACTATGTTGATGAAATTGAATTAGCTTAAACAGACGACTTTGGCTAACATGAGGGAATCCATGTGTGTTTGCCTCTCAGGCACTTCCATATTATACCACATTCAGTTCATGTTGTTTAGACCGTAATTACAAGCAGCATAGTCACAAAAACACGTTGACACCAGTCAGGAATTTCTGACAGCGACAACGAAAAGACCATCGCTGGCAATTACATAAATCAGATCCAAACACTAATAGTAGTAATCCAACTAATTCAAAAGAAGCTATACAGAATTTGTTTGTATCTGGTTTCACTTAAACTGCTACAAATATGTAACACAACAGAAGAAGCAAATTTAGGATATTGATCTTAATGTCTTCATTCTGTCACCTCTGTTTAGTTTGGACAAATTGTGATTGGAACAATGCAcatatttataaatgtttaaatgaaaagaaacaaaataaacacttgaATCAGCTAACTTCCCTCCAAAATATGACGCATTCATTATCAATATTCATGGACAAATGACGtatttttatcagattttgaacaacaaacatcatttttaacaataaattcctactaaaatgtgtatgttgtaacatttttaagtaACAAATCATGAATGAACAATGGCAAACCCATAGACACAACGACACACACAATAACGACACTTTGTCCAAACTAGTTTGTTTAAAACATAGTCTGACCTTTAGCCCTGCAGTAGACTGGTGACATGATGGGTGtgcctgtttctctgtcagcGATTTTATTATTCGTGGATGTtacattttgtgtgtaattaGTTCTGCTTTTGTGTAACTGCTCTAAATATTGTGTAAAAGTATGTAAGAGATATAAGATTATTATGAGATtattatgtgacagtaaaaaaaactgcctTCTTTACCACTCAACAGTTGACAATTGCATAATATTTCTGCAGAAAAATGCATCTAAACGTGAGTACAACCTACTAGAgtaaagaaatttaaaaaaaaacttacatcaacaacaaaataaaagtctaACTGTATTTCTGTTCTTAAGTAACACGTCGTCTGTGGGGTGCAGAGTGGCCTCAAATGGATGATAAGAATGATTCTCTTGTACTGCGCATTTCAAAGTGGcatatcaagaaaaaaaatctatgtgtCCTGAATGGGACACATTGCAATGCCACAGTATCTCAGCTCAAAGGTGATATTACataactgtattttatatttcccagtgtcatttttcaattcTGAGAGCACCacacaatgacattttaatcatcTTCACTGTATATTGCTTGGCAGCAAAGGAATGCAGTGCACAGAAGGAACCAAACTGTGTCTTCAG contains:
- the LOC121882060 gene encoding adhesion G-protein coupled receptor G2-like; amino-acid sequence: MTQKSWMTWVLLMCLLWICSTFKAKGGENYLKIRNCHPKQKIIFIVADNFNGLIGRKQSYLQIDNCIIFLQKNASKLTRRPWGAEWPQMDDKNDSLVLRISKWHINRKLHLCVLNGTHCNATVSQLTAKECSAQKEPNCVFSQMINGSCHARCLDTETVCENSTYDEDHCKKMNTQNPWIKDKYIINFTRTGSHCLNCNNPVKKPERTINLPVPPINGTIYFAQAVKIMRDIASIVASFSESSAELNAGGGVTGAIMKKTELEDVDEVSFAYLSPNDSINIIDSRDFLPSFSRSVTVSKEAFEKAIDSNVSEAFAAVLRFTNMAQDELNSTVLGDEVIAIEMGVAITNLTDKISISFRKMKYEGIPSCRSWNGEGNLPNWTDDGCETIQDGDNITCRCSHLTFFAILLAPLNETISSSDLNTLTIITQIGCGLSMFFLGIVLFMHFLMRKTKTSKTTWLLIHLVSAMFLLNLTFLINSFVAKMKNSVGCKIMAAFMHYSLLATFTWFAVQAFHLCLQLYTGGNISIHRYILKASITSWVLPSVVVIVLFILGKYGEQVIHTDNTENNEAMCWITDSDVHYIVNIGYYVLVFLFTFTTFIIMLSWLFCLKRTKAGNAEMSRNGKNIVTILGLCCMLGITWGFAFFAYGALRIPSYYIFTALNSFQGFFLFIYYYNTRKWGEINGGVNKNSDSNSSIATLNTGLGNHRNPYTNQPGKK